The Kitasatospora paranensis genome has a window encoding:
- a CDS encoding phosphatase PAP2 family protein, translating to MPNRYPAKAAQALPPGNVKAMHPPAATARAARRRPARHALAGIGCAMLFLGLLTLVERHWGPLARLDRHWIEGLHSYARQHTAWTAAMQTLTDIGGPVTLRVVALAVAAWLWIVGARTLSCWTSTQALLGWASAAALRSVIGMPRPRFADPVSHASGGSLPSDHAMASAITCAALAALVWPVSGRALRIGACTVAALTVFAVGWSRIAVGAERPSDVLAGWLAAATTLGLLTAAVELWRPGALVRDLATVNRLTRPRVQRVFVRGTGPARPFAEDTEGTADDEGAEDDEGAEDDESSTNNGGSAGHAPGRPGAGADPGRSTDREDGDGLAVRRAHRSGPLGGQHL from the coding sequence ATGCCGAATCGCTATCCCGCCAAGGCCGCACAGGCACTCCCGCCGGGGAATGTGAAGGCCATGCACCCGCCGGCCGCCACCGCCCGCGCCGCTCGCCGGCGACCGGCCCGGCACGCCCTGGCGGGCATCGGCTGCGCGATGCTGTTCCTCGGACTGCTCACGCTGGTCGAGCGGCACTGGGGCCCGCTCGCCCGCCTCGACCGCCACTGGATCGAGGGGCTGCACAGCTACGCCCGGCAGCACACCGCATGGACGGCCGCCATGCAGACGCTCACCGACATCGGCGGTCCGGTCACCCTGCGCGTGGTGGCGCTCGCGGTGGCCGCCTGGCTCTGGATCGTGGGTGCCCGCACACTGTCCTGCTGGACCTCGACACAGGCGCTGCTCGGCTGGGCCTCGGCGGCGGCACTGCGGAGTGTGATCGGGATGCCCCGGCCGCGCTTCGCCGACCCGGTGTCGCATGCGAGCGGAGGCTCGCTCCCCTCCGACCACGCCATGGCCTCGGCGATCACCTGCGCCGCACTGGCCGCACTGGTCTGGCCGGTCTCCGGCCGAGCACTGCGGATCGGGGCCTGCACGGTCGCCGCCCTCACGGTCTTCGCGGTCGGCTGGAGCCGGATCGCCGTCGGCGCGGAGCGCCCGAGCGACGTCCTGGCCGGCTGGCTCGCCGCAGCGACCACGCTCGGCCTGCTCACGGCCGCGGTCGAGCTGTGGCGCCCGGGGGCCTTGGTGCGCGACTTGGCCACCGTCAACCGGCTCACCCGGCCACGGGTGCAGCGCGTGTTCGTCCGCGGCACGGGTCCGGCGCGACCCTTCGCCGAGGACACCGAAGGCACCGCGGACGACGAAGGCGCCGAGGACGACGAAGGCGCCGAGGACGACGAGAGCAGCACGAACAACGGAGGCAGCGCCGGCCATGCCCCGGGCCGGCCGGGGGCAGGAGCCGACCCGGGCCGATCGACCGACCGCGAGGACGGCGACGGCCTGGCCGTCCGGCGCGCCCACCGGAGCGGCCCCCTGGGCGGGCAGCACCTCTAG